From the genome of Chroococcidiopsis sp. SAG 2025:
TACGTCCAGGTAAGGTTTTGACGTGATGGGCGTTGACAAGTTTAACCTCAAAGCCTCTTGTCTCCAAGATTTGAAACAAAGCAATCCAATACACCCCGGTTGATTCCATTGCTACAGTTTCCACTTGACATTCAGCTAGCCAATCTGCAATGGCGTATAAGTCTGCTGTGTAACAGCCAAAACGTCTTACACACTCAGATGCTCGCTGTTTTGGAACACTCACCCAGTGAAATTCTGAACCGATGTCAATACCTGCTGCATTTGGGTTGATTGGTTTTAACTCAGAAGTTTCATTCGTACTTGGTTGACGGAAACGGGATTTAGACTTTGGTGTTTTCATCATCAAAGGCTCCCTCAGCAATGTAGAGTCATACTAGTAGAGCTTGGCGTAAATTCGGCTATGCTTGATAGGTTCTCCTGAATAAGTCAAGCGCCTTGCCGAAATCAGCCCCTAAACCTCTGACGTTAGATGAAACCGCACGTCAACAACTCAAACAATTAGTAGCTCGACATCGCACCCCCAACAAATCGCCATGAGAGCCGAAATCATTCTGCTGGCAGACGAGGGATACAATCACAGGGAGATTGCCAGCAGGCTGAATATCAGTCGGGACATGGCAAGGTTATGGCGAGAACGATGGTTAACCTTAAGCGAGAAAGATTTGCCTGTAGAGGAACGGTTGCAGGATGCGGAACGTCCGGGAACCCCTGCAACATTTAGCCTGGAACAAATGCTGCAATTGTTTGCTTTAGCCTGTGACAAGCCAGAAACCTACGGGCGACCCATCAGTCATTGGACACCGAGAGAACTGGCAGATGAACTGGTCAAACAGGGAATTGTAGAGCGGATCTCGCCTCGGCATGGGACGATTATTAGAGGAAGCGACGCTCAAACCACATCAGTCCGGTTACTGGTTGAACCCCCGACCCTGCGTTCGACGACAAAGTCACCGTCATCTGCGATACCTACTTGAGTGCCTCAGAACGAGCCAAGGCAGGAGAACGAACCATTAGTATTGACGAAATGACCGGAATTCAAGCGCTGGAGCGGAAAGCCAAAACCTGCCGATGCGACCAGGCAAGCGAGAACGACAGGAGTTTGAGTACATTCGCCACGGCACCCAAACCTTGATTGCTAGTTTCGATGTTGCCAGTGGACAAGTGATTCATCCAACCGTTGGAGAGACTCGCACCGAGGCAGACTATCTCACCCATATCCAACAAACCCTGGCAACGGCTGCCGATGCTTCCAAATGGCACACCTAGTGATGGACTGCTTAAACATCCATCAATCAGAATCGTTAGTACGGTTTGTCGCTCAAGTTGAACAAATCACTGATGACCTGGGGATTAAAGGCAAGCAGGGCATTCTCAAATCCATGCACACTCGCGCTGCTTTTTGAGTGATCCGACCCACCGAATTGTGTTTCACTTCACTCCCAAGCATTGTTCCTGGTTAAATCAGATTGAAATCTGGTTCAGTATCTTAGTACGGAAGCTACTCAGGCGAGCCAGTTTTACCACTCAAGCTGATTTGAAAGCGCGTATCCTTGAATTCATTACCTATTTCAACCATACGATGGCAAAACCATTCCAGTGGACATATAAAGGTAAGGCACTGGCTGCTTAACGGTAGGCGTATTTCCGCCAACCTCTACTAGCAATTGGAAGTGCGCCCTGACCTGGGTTGACGGATAAATACAGTCTCTCCTAAACGGGATAATGGCACAACCATTTCACCAATGTCATAACCGTCTCAACCCAGAACCAAGCTTCTGTACGGGCGACGAAGCACCATTGGGGATCGGTCTTAACTGTCAGGACACAATAAAAGTGTAATGTAATTTTTTCGGTGCATCTTATTTTGTTTCTTCCATCCATAACGGAAGCGATCGCGTCCGTAAACAGCTTCTGTCATTTTAGGAAAATTCGACGAATCTAGTTGGTTTCAGCCTACGAAGAATTAAGGTTTTACCCGAATGGCACTAAGTTAAGGTGAAACGTTTGTGGA
Proteins encoded in this window:
- a CDS encoding helix-turn-helix domain-containing protein; the encoded protein is MRAEIILLADEGYNHREIASRLNISRDMARLWRERWLTLSEKDLPVEERLQDAERPGTPATFSLEQMLQLFALACDKPETYGRPISHWTPRELADELVKQGIVERISPRHGTIIRGSDAQTTSVRLLVEPPTLRSTTKSPSSAIPT
- a CDS encoding transposase translates to MSDPTHRIVFHFTPKHCSWLNQIEIWFSILVRKLLRRASFTTQADLKARILEFITYFNHTMAKPFQWTYKGKALAA